One Leptospira levettii genomic window carries:
- a CDS encoding type 1 glutamine amidotransferase — translation MRAVIIRFIDCEGPGILEPILREKGYRISYHNAYDSRVHLMPEIHLNFDLIVMLGGPQSVADPDKQEFFKPYYEIVENVVALPNKKLIGVCLGSQIIARALGANVRPGTKGPETGFSELQILKPEHPIFSGIQKESIMAFHLHEDIFDIPVGADHLLASDFYANQMFSYKNKVFAFQTHLEPTLTMLQVWQNVHKEFISKGNGDFSNIDSKQKSMEENAKIIFSNIINL, via the coding sequence ATGAGAGCAGTGATTATTCGATTTATTGATTGTGAAGGTCCTGGAATTCTAGAACCAATTTTACGAGAAAAAGGTTACCGTATAAGTTACCATAATGCTTATGATTCTCGTGTACATTTGATGCCTGAGATACATTTGAATTTTGATTTGATAGTCATGTTAGGTGGCCCGCAGTCAGTTGCCGATCCTGATAAACAAGAATTTTTTAAACCATACTATGAAATTGTTGAAAACGTAGTCGCTTTACCCAATAAAAAATTAATTGGAGTGTGTTTGGGATCTCAGATCATAGCACGGGCATTAGGTGCAAATGTGAGGCCTGGAACAAAGGGTCCCGAAACTGGGTTTTCCGAGCTTCAAATTTTAAAACCAGAACATCCTATCTTTTCTGGAATTCAAAAAGAATCCATAATGGCATTTCATTTGCACGAAGATATTTTTGATATTCCTGTTGGAGCAGATCATTTACTTGCCAGTGATTTTTATGCAAACCAAATGTTTTCTTATAAGAACAAGGTGTTTGCATTTCAAACTCACTTGGAACCTACATTGACTATGTTACAAGTTTGGCAAAATGTCCATAAGGAGTTTATCTCCAAGGGCAATGGAGATTTTTCTAACATCGATTCTAAACAGAAATCCATGGAAGAAAATGCCAAAATCATTTTTAGCAATATTATAAATTTATAA
- a CDS encoding LIC_13355 family lipoprotein — translation MGTYKIKSALFIFILSFPFLQCKGEENNNDVLLSLLAIPRVNNSSAIPCPPTSLPTEIPIANTVVSANSTISGFNNPTKAINGICGGGEFSGSLDVYALNLTGAGASFILSWAGKTVKNVSGIDFIVYENPFKVSESSDRYAFDPMVVQVSFNGTEYCGFDLSGYNPSVSDSNKISSWPGFAGLRPVIYNMATKPFSLSELFTPTGNGFLLGGGDGFNLDDLIVGGPGANCDATARSNIQTNGFKYIKMISASAVTNPNTGNGYTYPHSYDNGSDIDGVVAKYIE, via the coding sequence TTGGGAACATACAAAATAAAATCAGCCCTATTTATATTCATTTTATCTTTTCCTTTTTTACAATGTAAAGGAGAGGAAAATAATAATGATGTCTTATTGTCGTTACTCGCAATTCCACGAGTCAACAATTCTTCCGCAATTCCATGTCCACCAACGTCTCTACCTACTGAGATTCCAATTGCAAATACAGTTGTCTCCGCCAATTCAACCATAAGTGGATTTAATAACCCTACGAAAGCGATCAATGGTATTTGTGGAGGTGGTGAGTTTTCTGGATCCTTAGATGTATATGCATTAAATTTAACAGGTGCTGGAGCTAGTTTCATTTTATCTTGGGCAGGCAAAACGGTAAAAAATGTAAGTGGCATTGATTTTATCGTCTACGAAAATCCATTCAAGGTATCAGAATCTAGCGATCGTTATGCTTTTGATCCAATGGTTGTACAAGTTTCTTTTAATGGAACAGAATATTGTGGATTTGATCTCAGTGGTTATAACCCAAGTGTATCCGACAGTAATAAAATATCATCTTGGCCAGGTTTTGCAGGACTTAGACCAGTAATTTATAATATGGCCACAAAACCATTTTCATTAAGTGAATTATTTACTCCAACAGGAAATGGATTTCTGTTAGGTGGAGGAGATGGATTCAATTTAGATGACCTAATTGTTGGTGGTCCAGGTGCTAACTGTGATGCAACAGCTCGTTCAAATATCCAAACAAATGGATTTAAATATATAAAAATGATTTCCGCATCCGCTGTTACAAACCCAAACACAGGGAATGGATACACCTATCCACATTCATATGACAATGGATCCGACATAGATGGTGTTGTCGCAAAATATATAGAATAA
- a CDS encoding TlpA family protein disulfide reductase, with translation MKTPLSLLISLCLITCAPAKSSYFGETLFVGVTADGEEINFANLAKDQIAMNVYSPDCVPCWKEIPALNLLYAEIQNKFPNKAIYMVVDPYQIVPDVTDELPFGQVYQMAKERMKVEIKNRNIQIPIIFMKKPFRVKEGGLVTGTPETLLFETKPLRLYYNFLGSISELTTKETIEKDPKFNFFRYQFGMESI, from the coding sequence ATGAAGACCCCCCTCAGTTTATTGATTAGTTTATGTCTCATTACTTGTGCACCTGCGAAATCCTCCTACTTCGGAGAGACTTTGTTTGTTGGTGTCACAGCCGATGGGGAAGAAATCAACTTTGCAAACTTGGCAAAAGACCAAATTGCAATGAATGTGTATTCTCCTGATTGTGTGCCTTGTTGGAAAGAAATTCCTGCATTAAATTTATTATACGCTGAGATCCAAAACAAATTTCCAAACAAAGCAATTTATATGGTCGTTGATCCTTACCAAATTGTTCCAGATGTCACCGACGAACTTCCGTTTGGCCAAGTCTACCAAATGGCAAAAGAGAGGATGAAGGTTGAAATCAAAAATCGTAATATCCAAATCCCTATCATCTTTATGAAGAAACCTTTTCGAGTCAAGGAAGGTGGGCTTGTGACAGGGACACCAGAAACACTACTGTTCGAAACAAAACCACTGCGTTTGTATTATAACTTTTTGGGATCCATCTCAGAACTAACAACAAAAGAAACCATCGAGAAAGATCCTAAATTCAATTTCTTTCGTTACCAATTTGGAATGGAATCTATATGA
- a CDS encoding methyl-accepting chemotaxis protein: MRFLSKISIQSRLLLFPLPLIVSLVFILFLLVQSQNETLEFSRKEQLGLVTIKPISRTYREGLRRLKIGQESTKDLIPLLQEIKTKISETKIISLDADEVVKLEQYSKMDSFDQTTSLQFLNETQELLLKIGDLSNLILDPEVDSYYQMEIVLFRVPSIYQNISLLKEMIRNEYLGANAKSKTFSSESLTKAILTINGIEVTCREISKSYKKSFDANQKYKKELEEGKKNSEKTCSEYIVELKKTLLQNQIKPTSADTLFNTIHKGTSIAGTIQDTSNFILEQMISDRVKLLTWKRNFNIILVFISLLIASVFVYFIFKSINDPLKKVLIKIDELSSGEADLTNKLPDFGNNEIGKITYSINLFLENLNQIMNQLKMSVSESEKVSSKLKQDAISVSDNATSLASVSEESAASLEELTTSFEIMFEFITNETKNIVKITEEMTTIKSSITNIEKALLQLTDLSNQSTLLANSGNDSIKNTDITMTEIRSVTKEITGIIDLITEISERTNLLALNASIEAARAGDAGMGFAVVAEEISKLADKTQSSVKSIKKLIDKSHLVVNEGSTHVMEAVSALSEIVGQSKRMNNAVSHLKEEMTTQSKSLLSVTSELNGLEEMARTIEFSSREQKKASEDMVNTVNTLSGSAQELANNSEDLNQVSQKIGDIATNIAMITNTFRTD, encoded by the coding sequence ATGAGATTTCTATCGAAAATTTCTATCCAAAGCCGACTACTACTCTTCCCTCTTCCGCTCATTGTATCCTTGGTATTTATATTATTTTTATTAGTCCAATCACAAAACGAAACCTTAGAATTCTCGAGAAAGGAACAACTTGGATTGGTTACGATCAAACCCATCTCAAGAACCTATCGAGAAGGATTACGTAGATTAAAAATTGGGCAAGAGTCAACCAAAGATTTAATCCCCTTACTCCAAGAGATCAAAACAAAAATTAGTGAAACAAAGATCATCAGCTTGGATGCTGATGAAGTTGTGAAACTTGAACAATATTCAAAAATGGATTCATTCGACCAAACTACGTCCCTACAATTTTTGAATGAAACACAGGAACTTTTGTTAAAAATTGGAGACCTTTCGAATTTAATCTTAGATCCAGAGGTTGATTCGTATTACCAGATGGAAATTGTATTGTTTCGTGTGCCATCCATATACCAAAACATTTCCTTATTAAAGGAAATGATTCGAAATGAATACTTAGGTGCGAACGCCAAATCAAAAACATTTTCGAGTGAAAGTCTTACCAAAGCCATCTTAACAATAAATGGAATTGAAGTAACGTGTAGAGAAATCAGTAAATCGTATAAAAAATCCTTTGATGCCAATCAAAAATACAAAAAAGAATTGGAAGAAGGCAAAAAAAATTCAGAAAAAACTTGTTCCGAATACATAGTAGAGCTTAAGAAAACTCTCTTGCAAAACCAAATCAAACCAACATCAGCTGATACACTATTTAACACGATACACAAAGGTACTTCCATCGCTGGCACCATTCAGGACACGTCAAATTTTATCCTCGAACAAATGATAAGCGACCGTGTAAAATTACTTACCTGGAAACGAAATTTTAATATCATCTTGGTATTCATTTCCTTACTGATAGCTTCTGTTTTCGTATATTTTATATTTAAAAGCATAAATGATCCTCTAAAAAAAGTGCTCATTAAGATTGATGAACTCTCAAGTGGCGAAGCAGATCTTACTAATAAATTACCCGACTTCGGAAATAATGAAATCGGTAAAATCACTTACTCCATTAATTTATTCTTAGAAAATCTAAACCAGATCATGAACCAATTAAAAATGTCAGTCAGTGAATCAGAGAAAGTATCATCAAAATTAAAACAAGATGCAATTTCTGTTTCTGATAACGCAACTTCGCTTGCATCTGTATCGGAAGAATCTGCAGCCTCATTGGAAGAGTTAACCACATCATTCGAAATTATGTTCGAATTCATCACAAATGAAACAAAGAACATAGTAAAAATTACGGAAGAAATGACAACGATCAAAAGTTCGATAACAAATATTGAAAAGGCTCTATTACAATTAACTGACCTTTCCAATCAATCAACGTTACTTGCAAATTCCGGGAATGATTCTATTAAAAATACCGACATAACAATGACTGAAATCCGATCTGTGACAAAAGAGATCACAGGAATCATTGATTTGATTACCGAAATTTCGGAAAGAACCAACTTGCTTGCATTAAACGCTAGTATAGAAGCAGCACGAGCTGGTGATGCTGGGATGGGATTTGCTGTAGTGGCAGAGGAAATTTCTAAATTAGCAGACAAAACACAATCCTCAGTGAAGAGCATTAAAAAGTTAATCGATAAAAGTCATCTTGTAGTCAATGAAGGTTCTACTCATGTAATGGAAGCAGTGAGTGCACTCAGTGAAATTGTGGGGCAATCAAAACGCATGAATAATGCAGTAAGCCATTTAAAAGAGGAAATGACAACTCAATCCAAAAGTTTACTCAGTGTTACAAGCGAACTCAATGGATTGGAAGAGATGGCACGAACGATCGAATTTTCGAGTAGAGAACAGAAAAAAGCATCGGAAGACATGGTTAATACGGTCAATACATTATCTGGAAGTGCCCAAGAACTCGCCAATAATTCTGAAGATTTAAACCAAGTGAGCCAAAAAATTGGAGACATTGCAACTAACATTGCGATGATTACAAATACTTTTCGCACCGATTAA
- a CDS encoding outer membrane beta-barrel protein produces MRNKYTLLATIVATLFSQASLFAQTKKDKDKPWYELVNFSGYVDVYYNYTSNNRQGATQDTAGTFHTYNKQFAVNAVKLSMEKLADKESPWGFRLDMQNGQNNMYQERPYQTTNSLHNMQLLQQAYVSAYFPVLKGLTVDAGKMATHIGLELLDSKDNIAYTIGYVFFNTIPFIHTGARANLQINDRLSTGLYLYNSAQGTGYTGNGQQFGYVGLSPYGDAAGGSSLTSTQQHAYADGPNPTRAIGTQVKYDVVPDKFQVVWNTLQANDNIKGRQDNSLYYLEQATGTSFPKQSSFKTDHWMIQNLILIFKPTDKLTTIFDYTYGDRSGQTNTAAYGYEPGGITRNKVVSALPDVTVPELASGLTAAGLTGDTNLSRENKVRRIYQTYQVQAKYQFTDTFALGFRFEYLDDKRYGGSLVVNPPLFAVTPTNRYDLKFQDSIGARAASNYGQIKTLTFTPTFDLTENLQVKVDLRRDWGPGQQFVDTSGRPASHQNGIIVGMVAKF; encoded by the coding sequence ATGAGAAATAAATACACTCTATTAGCGACGATCGTTGCTACCTTATTTTCCCAGGCTTCCCTTTTTGCTCAGACAAAAAAGGACAAAGACAAGCCTTGGTATGAGTTGGTAAATTTTTCCGGATATGTGGACGTATACTATAACTATACATCAAATAACCGGCAAGGGGCAACCCAAGATACTGCAGGAACATTTCACACTTACAACAAACAATTTGCTGTAAACGCTGTGAAGTTGTCTATGGAAAAGTTAGCGGATAAGGAAAGCCCGTGGGGATTTCGTTTGGATATGCAAAATGGACAGAACAACATGTACCAAGAGCGTCCATACCAAACTACTAACTCTCTCCATAACATGCAATTGTTACAACAAGCATATGTTTCAGCTTACTTCCCAGTCTTAAAAGGATTAACAGTTGATGCTGGTAAGATGGCGACACACATCGGACTAGAGTTACTCGATTCGAAAGACAACATTGCTTACACCATTGGTTACGTGTTCTTTAACACAATCCCCTTTATCCATACTGGTGCGAGAGCAAACCTTCAAATCAATGATCGTTTATCAACTGGTCTATACCTCTATAACAGTGCGCAAGGAACAGGTTACACTGGTAACGGTCAACAATTTGGTTACGTAGGTTTATCACCTTACGGTGATGCTGCTGGTGGATCAAGTCTCACAAGCACTCAACAACATGCATATGCTGATGGTCCAAACCCAACAAGAGCGATCGGAACACAAGTAAAGTATGACGTTGTTCCTGATAAATTCCAAGTTGTATGGAACACATTGCAAGCAAACGACAACATCAAAGGTAGACAAGACAATAGCCTTTACTACTTAGAACAAGCAACTGGAACATCTTTTCCAAAACAGTCTTCTTTCAAAACAGACCATTGGATGATCCAAAACTTGATTTTAATCTTCAAGCCAACTGACAAGTTAACGACAATCTTTGACTATACTTATGGTGATAGATCAGGTCAAACAAACACAGCAGCTTATGGATATGAGCCAGGTGGGATCACTCGTAACAAGGTTGTCTCTGCTCTACCTGACGTAACTGTTCCCGAATTAGCTTCAGGACTTACCGCCGCAGGTTTAACAGGAGATACCAACCTTTCTCGTGAGAATAAAGTGAGAAGAATTTATCAAACTTACCAAGTGCAAGCAAAGTATCAATTCACTGATACCTTCGCATTGGGTTTTCGATTTGAGTATTTGGATGACAAACGATACGGTGGATCTCTCGTAGTAAACCCTCCATTATTTGCAGTGACTCCAACAAACCGTTACGATCTTAAATTCCAAGATTCTATCGGTGCAAGAGCAGCAAGTAACTATGGACAAATCAAAACTTTAACATTCACACCAACTTTTGATCTCACTGAGAACCTCCAAGTAAAAGTGGATTTAAGAAGAGATTGGGGTCCTGGCCAACAATTCGTAGATACATCTGGAAGACCAGCGTCTCACCAAAACGGTATCATCGTTGGTATGGTAGCAAAATTCTAA
- a CDS encoding cytochrome-c peroxidase, with amino-acid sequence MGSVVAKRVNDALNFLIHFFLTLTFVCFSNCKEFKNSNNENYQFQHLISIQFINDISFASDLQQRAKNQIGSLPNSPPGSEDDTEAKIKLGNKLFRDINLSANQIQACVTCHPIDGRSAGMDRQTTPRGTFGQLGKRNTPTIFNVGYNSVLFWDGRRNSLYDQAIDPFINPMEMSLSSESELIQKIQNDPSYSEYFANAFPSNPNINLHNVKLSISAFERSLVSKSKFDDFVLGNLLIFNRQELDGLNIFLDVGCTNCHSGYLLGGNHLSKLESVSLYNPNDFGKFEVTGDSNDRYVFKIPSLRNVTLTQPYFHDGSVTSLKETIGRMNEFKLNRRLTSSEIDLLIVFLKTLSDKTK; translated from the coding sequence ATGGGATCCGTTGTAGCCAAAAGAGTAAATGATGCTCTAAATTTTTTAATCCATTTTTTCCTAACACTAACGTTCGTTTGTTTTTCTAATTGCAAAGAATTCAAAAATTCTAACAATGAAAACTACCAATTTCAACATTTAATCTCAATACAATTTATTAACGATATTTCTTTTGCTTCCGATCTCCAACAAAGAGCCAAAAATCAAATTGGGTCTCTTCCGAATTCTCCACCAGGTTCAGAAGATGATACGGAAGCAAAAATCAAATTGGGGAATAAACTTTTTCGTGATATTAATTTGTCTGCAAATCAAATACAAGCATGTGTTACCTGCCATCCAATTGATGGAAGATCTGCAGGTATGGATCGTCAAACTACCCCGCGGGGTACCTTTGGCCAACTTGGGAAAAGAAATACCCCAACGATTTTTAATGTTGGGTATAATTCTGTACTATTTTGGGACGGTAGGAGAAATTCACTCTATGACCAAGCAATTGATCCATTTATCAATCCTATGGAAATGTCATTGTCTTCTGAATCTGAACTGATCCAAAAAATCCAGAATGATCCCTCTTATAGTGAATATTTCGCAAATGCCTTTCCTTCAAATCCAAACATTAACCTACACAATGTTAAATTATCGATATCTGCTTTTGAAAGGAGTTTAGTTTCCAAATCGAAATTTGATGATTTTGTTTTGGGTAACTTACTCATCTTCAATCGACAGGAATTGGATGGTTTGAATATTTTTTTAGATGTTGGGTGTACCAATTGCCATTCTGGATATCTGTTAGGTGGAAATCATCTATCAAAACTTGAATCTGTTTCTTTATATAATCCAAATGATTTTGGTAAATTTGAAGTAACAGGTGATTCAAATGATCGGTATGTATTTAAAATCCCCAGCTTAAGAAACGTTACCTTAACTCAACCATACTTCCATGACGGAAGCGTAACTTCCCTTAAGGAGACAATTGGAAGAATGAATGAGTTCAAATTGAACAGACGATTGACGAGTTCAGAAATAGATTTGCTCATTGTGTTCTTAAAAACTTTATCAGATAAAACTAAATAA
- a CDS encoding DNA primase, with translation MSQSHKEDFDIVSLIELCREKKYETCVAGFSAIDKIEKITLPKKLKNRKLTVQALYALTNDLVQWKYLSSEEKALLQAEKDKLAGVTSTAGTSFAPHAEEDIEEDFIPEEEAKKPEFEDGYEDEFGDDSDEEEEDDDDDDFDDDSDDEEDSDEDEED, from the coding sequence ATGAGCCAATCACATAAAGAAGACTTCGATATCGTATCCTTAATAGAACTTTGCCGGGAAAAAAAATACGAAACATGTGTGGCCGGTTTCAGTGCGATCGACAAAATCGAAAAAATCACTCTTCCTAAAAAATTAAAAAATCGGAAACTCACCGTCCAAGCATTGTATGCACTCACTAACGACTTAGTGCAATGGAAATACTTATCTTCCGAAGAAAAAGCTCTCCTCCAGGCTGAAAAAGACAAACTTGCAGGTGTCACTTCCACTGCGGGTACATCATTTGCTCCTCATGCAGAAGAAGATATCGAAGAAGATTTTATCCCTGAAGAAGAAGCTAAAAAACCAGAATTTGAAGATGGTTATGAAGATGAATTCGGTGATGATTCGGATGAAGAAGAAGAGGACGATGACGATGATGATTTCGACGACGACTCTGATGACGAAGAAGATTCAGATGAGGACGAAGAGGATTAG
- the secA gene encoding preprotein translocase subunit SecA, whose product MFQKILTILFGSKYERDLKRLNPIVEAINSFEVTIKAMDDETLSSQTLKFKERLANGETLDDILPEAFATVREVAYRTLGMRHFDVQMMGGISLHWGNISEMKTGEGKTLTSTLPIYLNSLSGEGVHVVTVNDYLAKRDANWMRPVFEFLKVSVGVIQHDMDHEERKVAYNSDITYGTNNEFGFDYLRDNMVSYKEHRVQRQHNFAIVDEVDSILIDEARTPLIISGPAEESTDKYLKVNKIIPKLIEGEDFEIDEKAKNVILSEAGVHHVENLLEVENLYHAENIELVHHVQQALKAHKIFFKDKDYVVQDGEVIIVDEFTGRLMKGRRYSDGLHQSLEAKEGVPIARESQTLASITFQNYFRIYKKLAGMTGTADTEAEEFKKIYNLDVIVIPSNLKIQRQDLPDRVYKTEREKFDAVVKDIQEKVSRKQPVLVGTISIEKSEVLSKLLFSHGIQHNVLNAKQHERESEIVANAGKPGAITIATNMAGRGTDIVLGGAPKYKDDLEKLDDKCDSLGIKNKNELEVIYSFRECLIKQKFDDAEGKIADVRNETIKKECLKILTDAKKWKVDHDFVIGAGGLHIIGSERHESRRIDNQLRGRSGRQGDPGSSRFYLSLQDDLMRIFGSDRIARIMDTLKMPEGQELEHSMVSNAIARAQKRVEGHNFDIRKHLLEYDDVMNRQRIYIYGIRNELLDKGNMSKTIVDFFDEVVENQVILYCEGNNVDAWELDSLNEWLQSLGINHTIEVKDFKKESNPQLKVFEVVSKLVKELYDFKVSSIGDDIWRSIERNVFLDILDHRWKEHLYAMDHLKEGIWTVGYGEKNPLIEYKLQGFKMFDQLVENLKNEVVSFLLKIEVTESDKKQDDSSPKEYKKIGQEQRAEVDMFGNELKSNKTKPQVSSTTSSGGGSERRSSRRNKR is encoded by the coding sequence ATGTTTCAAAAAATCTTAACTATACTATTCGGTAGCAAATACGAAAGAGATTTAAAAAGGCTCAATCCAATCGTAGAAGCAATCAATTCATTTGAAGTTACAATTAAAGCAATGGATGATGAAACACTTTCCTCTCAAACACTAAAGTTTAAAGAAAGATTGGCAAATGGGGAAACTCTTGATGATATTTTACCAGAAGCATTCGCAACTGTAAGAGAGGTAGCGTATCGTACATTGGGTATGCGCCATTTCGATGTTCAGATGATGGGTGGTATTTCCTTACATTGGGGGAATATTTCTGAGATGAAAACCGGTGAGGGTAAAACGTTAACATCTACACTTCCTATTTATCTCAATTCACTTTCCGGTGAAGGAGTTCATGTTGTCACAGTAAACGACTATTTGGCAAAAAGGGATGCGAATTGGATGCGTCCCGTTTTCGAATTTTTAAAAGTTTCTGTTGGTGTCATTCAACATGATATGGATCACGAAGAACGTAAAGTTGCCTATAATTCAGATATTACATACGGAACAAACAACGAATTTGGTTTTGATTATTTACGTGATAACATGGTAAGTTACAAAGAACACCGTGTCCAAAGACAACATAACTTTGCTATTGTGGATGAGGTTGACTCTATCTTAATCGATGAAGCAAGAACTCCACTCATCATTTCAGGTCCAGCAGAAGAATCCACTGACAAATATCTAAAAGTAAATAAAATTATCCCTAAGTTAATCGAAGGAGAAGACTTCGAGATTGATGAAAAAGCAAAAAATGTAATTTTGTCAGAAGCAGGTGTTCATCATGTTGAAAACTTATTAGAAGTAGAAAACCTTTACCATGCCGAAAATATTGAACTCGTTCACCACGTACAACAAGCTTTAAAAGCACATAAAATCTTTTTTAAAGACAAAGATTATGTAGTGCAAGATGGAGAAGTAATCATCGTGGATGAGTTTACAGGTCGTCTTATGAAAGGAAGACGTTACTCTGATGGTTTGCACCAGTCCTTGGAAGCAAAAGAAGGGGTTCCCATTGCACGTGAATCACAAACATTAGCTTCCATTACCTTCCAAAATTATTTCCGCATTTATAAAAAACTAGCTGGTATGACAGGAACAGCAGATACGGAAGCGGAAGAATTCAAAAAAATCTACAATTTAGATGTGATTGTGATTCCTTCTAATTTAAAAATCCAACGTCAAGATTTACCTGACCGTGTATATAAAACAGAACGAGAAAAGTTTGATGCTGTAGTCAAAGATATCCAAGAAAAAGTTTCAAGGAAACAGCCTGTGTTAGTTGGAACAATTTCAATTGAAAAATCGGAAGTTCTATCTAAGTTATTGTTTTCACATGGAATCCAACACAATGTTTTAAACGCAAAACAACACGAAAGAGAATCGGAAATTGTTGCAAACGCTGGTAAACCAGGAGCCATCACAATTGCTACCAACATGGCAGGTCGGGGAACAGATATTGTTCTAGGTGGTGCGCCAAAATACAAAGATGATTTGGAAAAATTGGATGATAAATGTGATTCATTAGGAATCAAAAACAAAAATGAATTAGAAGTAATTTATAGTTTTCGAGAATGTCTCATCAAACAAAAGTTTGATGATGCTGAGGGAAAAATTGCTGACGTTCGTAATGAAACGATCAAAAAAGAATGTCTGAAAATTTTAACGGATGCAAAAAAATGGAAAGTAGACCATGATTTTGTAATTGGAGCAGGTGGACTTCATATCATCGGTTCCGAACGACATGAATCCAGAAGGATTGATAACCAGCTTCGTGGAAGGTCAGGTCGACAAGGTGATCCAGGTTCCTCAAGATTCTATTTATCGTTACAAGATGATTTAATGAGAATTTTTGGCTCTGATCGTATAGCACGTATCATGGATACTTTAAAAATGCCTGAAGGTCAAGAATTGGAACATAGTATGGTCTCCAATGCAATTGCTAGGGCACAAAAACGAGTCGAAGGCCACAATTTTGATATCAGGAAACACTTGTTAGAGTATGACGATGTTATGAACCGTCAAAGAATTTACATATACGGGATTCGTAACGAACTATTGGATAAAGGAAATATGTCCAAAACCATCGTTGATTTTTTTGACGAAGTTGTGGAAAACCAAGTAATCCTATATTGCGAAGGTAATAATGTTGATGCTTGGGAACTAGACTCTCTCAATGAGTGGTTACAAAGTTTAGGGATCAATCATACAATCGAAGTAAAAGATTTCAAAAAAGAATCAAATCCACAATTAAAAGTATTTGAAGTTGTATCCAAGTTGGTGAAAGAACTTTATGATTTTAAAGTTTCTTCCATCGGAGATGATATTTGGAGATCGATCGAAAGGAATGTTTTCCTAGATATTTTAGATCATAGATGGAAAGAGCACTTATATGCAATGGACCATTTAAAAGAAGGAATTTGGACTGTTGGATATGGAGAAAAAAATCCACTCATCGAATACAAACTACAAGGGTTTAAGATGTTTGACCAATTGGTGGAAAATCTTAAAAACGAAGTTGTTTCCTTTTTACTTAAAATTGAAGTAACTGAATCTGATAAAAAACAAGATGATTCCTCGCCAAAAGAGTACAAAAAAATTGGCCAAGAACAAAGAGCAGAAGTGGACATGTTTGGAAATGAGTTAAAATCCAATAAAACGAAACCACAAGTATCCTCAACCACAAGTTCTGGTGGAGGTTCGGAGAGAAGGTCTAGTCGCCGTAACAAGCGTTAG